A genomic segment from Variovorax paradoxus B4 encodes:
- the eutC gene encoding ethanolamine ammonia-lyase subunit EutC codes for MSSNAPVTPNPWAEWRSATPARLALGRAGAGMPTDETLRFGWAHAMARDAIHAALDVDALEAALRAQHWDVARARSRAEDRTTYLRRPDLGRQLDPVDAQRLRVGVSRDCDVCLVIGDGLSSLAVARHAAPMLAALRAQLPPETRFSPVVIATQARVALADEVGELFGAALSVMLIGERPGLSSPDSLGIYLTHSPKRGRHDAERNCISNVRPEGLPCEAAAFKLAWLMRESLRRGLTGVGLKDESDLAVLEPGRPAPPLPG; via the coding sequence ATGAGCAGCAACGCCCCTGTCACCCCCAACCCCTGGGCGGAGTGGCGTTCGGCCACCCCCGCACGCCTCGCGCTGGGCCGCGCCGGCGCCGGCATGCCGACCGACGAGACGCTGCGCTTCGGCTGGGCCCATGCCATGGCGCGCGATGCGATCCATGCGGCGCTCGATGTCGACGCGCTCGAAGCCGCCCTGCGTGCGCAGCACTGGGACGTGGCGCGGGCACGCAGCCGCGCCGAAGACCGCACCACCTACCTGCGCCGCCCGGACCTCGGCCGGCAGCTCGACCCCGTGGATGCGCAGCGCCTGCGCGTGGGTGTGAGCCGCGATTGCGACGTCTGCCTCGTCATCGGCGACGGCCTCTCCTCGCTCGCGGTGGCGCGCCATGCCGCCCCGATGCTGGCGGCGCTGCGCGCGCAGCTGCCGCCCGAGACACGCTTCTCTCCCGTGGTCATCGCCACCCAGGCGCGCGTGGCGCTGGCCGACGAGGTCGGCGAGCTGTTCGGCGCGGCGCTTTCGGTGATGCTGATCGGCGAGCGCCCGGGGCTCAGCTCGCCGGACAGCCTCGGCATCTACCTGACCCATTCCCCGAAGCGCGGCCGGCACGACGCCGAGCGCAACTGCATCTCGAACGTGCGCCCCGAAGGCCTGCCCTGCGAAGCCGCCGCGTTCAAGCTGGCATGGCTGATGCGAGAGTCCCTTCGCCGGGGGCTGACCGGCGTCGGGCTCAAGGACGAGAGCGATCTCGCGGTGCTCGAGCCCGGCCGCCCAGCACCTCCCTTGCCCGGGTAG
- a CDS encoding phosphoethanolamine transferase produces MSFSRIEPAPAQGMGLPAASVPHLASVRALWARIDLWLARPRSAQRVVVWLAIYLAVAANWPLWNELARIGGAPSTYLPTSAAMAVLMVCATVALLSFTAWSRWMKLLWFAVVLLAAFVQHYMLEYRVVMDPTMIANVLQTDPNEARDLLSWRMAYHVLLVVLLPGLALWRARIVPMRFVSKLWRNAALLLLAVAVALVAAVSMNRQLAPLMRNNIHLRYMMNPVASLYSTGSVVLRPMFKRSRKLIPITAGTALGASYAGQARPPMFVLVVGETARADHFGLNGYARNTTPELAARGVLSWRDVHSCGTNTLASVPCMFSPLGKQGYESRSDDYENLVDVLQAAGLAVLWLDNQAGCKDVCTRIPNASAFDSLSPAQKSALCDGEECLDDVMLKGLDARIAALPAERRAKGVVLIMHQMGSHGPAYYKRSAPEVKRFLPECRTNALAECGHAELQNVYDNSIAQTDHFLGQTIDWLKAQSGQYDPGLLYVSDHGESLGEYGLFLHGVPYSFAPEAQKHVPMVTWFSQGMSERRRLSRSCMEAELDAPLTHDNLYHTVLGLMDVSNSTYKPALDAFASCRSKA; encoded by the coding sequence ATGTCTTTTTCAAGAATCGAACCCGCGCCCGCGCAGGGCATGGGGCTGCCGGCAGCCAGTGTGCCTCACCTGGCGTCCGTGCGCGCTCTCTGGGCGCGCATCGACCTGTGGCTGGCGCGGCCCCGCTCGGCCCAGCGCGTGGTCGTGTGGCTCGCCATCTACCTTGCCGTGGCCGCCAACTGGCCGCTTTGGAACGAACTCGCGCGCATCGGCGGCGCGCCCAGCACCTACCTGCCCACGAGCGCTGCCATGGCGGTGCTCATGGTGTGCGCTACGGTGGCGCTGCTGTCCTTCACGGCCTGGTCGCGCTGGATGAAGCTGTTGTGGTTCGCGGTGGTGCTGCTGGCCGCGTTCGTGCAGCACTACATGCTCGAGTACCGGGTGGTGATGGACCCGACCATGATCGCCAACGTGCTGCAGACCGACCCGAACGAGGCGCGCGACCTCTTGAGCTGGCGCATGGCATACCACGTGCTGCTGGTGGTCCTGCTGCCGGGGCTGGCGCTCTGGCGCGCGCGCATCGTGCCGATGCGCTTCGTCTCCAAGCTCTGGCGCAACGCGGCGCTGCTGCTGCTTGCGGTGGCCGTGGCGCTGGTGGCTGCCGTGTCGATGAACCGGCAGCTCGCGCCGCTGATGCGCAACAACATCCACCTGCGCTACATGATGAACCCGGTCGCGAGCCTCTATTCGACCGGCTCGGTGGTCCTCAGGCCGATGTTCAAGCGCAGCCGCAAGCTGATACCCATCACCGCCGGAACGGCGCTGGGCGCGAGCTACGCGGGCCAGGCGCGGCCGCCGATGTTCGTGCTGGTGGTGGGCGAGACGGCGCGGGCCGACCACTTCGGCCTCAACGGCTATGCGCGCAACACCACGCCCGAGCTGGCGGCGCGCGGCGTGCTGAGCTGGCGCGACGTGCATTCATGCGGCACCAACACGCTCGCTTCGGTGCCGTGCATGTTCTCGCCGCTGGGCAAGCAGGGCTACGAATCGCGCAGCGACGACTACGAGAACCTGGTCGACGTGCTTCAGGCAGCGGGGCTGGCGGTGCTTTGGCTCGACAACCAGGCCGGCTGCAAGGACGTCTGCACGCGCATTCCGAATGCCTCCGCCTTCGACAGCCTGTCACCCGCGCAGAAAAGCGCGCTGTGCGACGGCGAGGAATGCCTGGACGACGTCATGCTCAAGGGGCTCGACGCCCGCATTGCGGCGCTGCCCGCCGAGCGCCGTGCGAAGGGCGTGGTGCTGATCATGCACCAGATGGGCAGCCACGGGCCGGCCTACTACAAGCGCTCGGCGCCGGAGGTGAAGCGCTTCCTGCCCGAGTGCAGGACCAACGCGCTGGCCGAGTGCGGCCATGCGGAGCTGCAGAACGTCTACGACAACTCGATCGCGCAGACCGATCATTTCCTGGGCCAGACCATCGACTGGCTCAAGGCGCAATCGGGCCAGTACGACCCCGGGCTGCTCTACGTGAGCGACCATGGCGAGTCGCTCGGCGAATACGGCCTGTTCCTGCATGGCGTGCCCTACAGCTTCGCACCCGAGGCGCAGAAGCACGTGCCGATGGTCACCTGGTTCAGCCAGGGCATGAGCGAGCGCCGCCGGCTTTCGCGTTCGTGCATGGAAGCGGAGCTCGATGCGCCGCTGACACACGACAACCTCTATCACACGGTGCTGGGGCTGATGGACGTGAGCAACTCCACCTACAAGCCCGCGCTGGACGCGTTCGCATCCTGCCGAAGCAAGGCCTGA
- a CDS encoding phosphatase PAP2 family protein has protein sequence MTRVPNLPNPSNLRLGGLTLLALALLLAWDATGGDLALARLAGTPMGFPWRDNAFLVRVMHESAKNLSWLFVIALFAGIRWPPGVLRRLPVRARAQLAFTVLLSVIAISLLKHASHTSCPWDLKEFGGVASHVSHWAWKVYDGGSGGCFPAGHASAAFAYAGGYFVLRRVSPRAAILWLCASLAAGLALGLSQQLRGAHYMSHTLWTAWICWVVGFAIDLVAAPRASRLPAAEPAVLHAGP, from the coding sequence ATGACGCGTGTCCCGAATCTTCCGAATCCCTCGAATCTTCGCCTGGGAGGGCTGACCCTCCTTGCATTGGCCTTGCTGCTGGCGTGGGACGCCACGGGGGGCGATCTTGCCCTGGCGCGCCTGGCGGGCACCCCCATGGGCTTTCCGTGGCGCGACAACGCCTTCCTGGTTCGCGTGATGCACGAGAGCGCGAAGAACCTGAGCTGGCTGTTCGTGATTGCGCTGTTCGCCGGCATCCGATGGCCGCCCGGCGTCCTGCGGCGGCTGCCCGTTCGCGCCCGGGCGCAGCTGGCATTCACGGTGCTGCTCTCGGTCATCGCCATCAGCCTGCTCAAGCATGCGAGCCACACGAGCTGCCCCTGGGACCTGAAGGAGTTCGGTGGTGTGGCAAGCCATGTGTCGCATTGGGCATGGAAGGTCTACGACGGCGGCTCGGGCGGGTGTTTTCCGGCGGGCCACGCCTCTGCGGCGTTTGCCTACGCAGGCGGCTATTTCGTGCTGCGCCGGGTGTCGCCGCGCGCCGCAATCCTCTGGCTCTGCGCGTCGCTGGCCGCGGGGCTGGCGCTGGGCCTGTCGCAGCAATTGCGGGGGGCGCACTACATGAGCCATACGCTCTGGACCGCCTGGATCTGCTGGGTGGTGGGCTTTGCCATCGACCTGGTCGCCGCACCCCGCGCCTCCCGGTTGCCCGCAGCCGAACCCGCCGTCCTGCATGCAGGCCCTTGA
- a CDS encoding phosphatase PAP2 family protein — translation MQALDAALFALINASAAAPAWSIHFARFASDVLPALLATAIIGAAALDRRLRYACFTALVSVLAVWVFVNVFRSAMPFQRPAFYGLGIQWAPQGARPGFPSLHAACTFAAAFSLWCLPWRAPMLAALAVAAVVGWSRVFLGLHFPLDVLVGAMLAAMVSIVVERGVSRPLNLALRAYMRPRLRARRARI, via the coding sequence ATGCAGGCCCTTGATGCAGCCCTGTTCGCGCTGATCAACGCCAGTGCCGCGGCACCGGCGTGGAGCATCCATTTCGCGCGCTTTGCCTCCGACGTGCTGCCGGCCTTGCTGGCCACGGCGATCATCGGTGCGGCGGCGCTCGACCGCCGCCTGCGCTATGCCTGCTTCACCGCGCTGGTCAGCGTGCTGGCGGTCTGGGTCTTCGTGAACGTGTTCCGCTCGGCCATGCCGTTCCAGCGGCCCGCCTTCTACGGGCTGGGAATCCAGTGGGCGCCGCAGGGCGCGCGGCCGGGTTTCCCGAGCCTGCATGCCGCGTGCACCTTTGCGGCGGCGTTTTCGCTGTGGTGCCTGCCGTGGCGCGCGCCCATGCTCGCCGCGCTGGCGGTGGCCGCGGTGGTCGGGTGGAGTCGCGTTTTCCTCGGGTTGCACTTTCCGCTCGACGTGCTCGTGGGGGCAATGCTCGCCGCCATGGTGTCGATCGTGGTGGAGCGCGGCGTGAGCCGGCCGCTGAACCTGGCGCTCAGGGCCTACATGCGGCCCCGCTTGAGGGCGAGACGGGCGCGAATCTGA
- a CDS encoding helix-turn-helix domain-containing protein: protein MRNLGLRLRAHRVHRGWTIAEMAERLLCSPTTLRSLESGKPATSIGLLAHALWLFGEIDSLDALAPTPAGLAAGRRVRRSAARGPAGVIAEDERDF from the coding sequence TTGAGAAATCTCGGCCTGCGCCTTCGTGCGCACCGGGTTCATCGCGGCTGGACGATCGCAGAGATGGCCGAACGCCTGCTGTGCTCGCCCACCACCCTGCGCTCGCTCGAATCGGGCAAGCCCGCGACCAGCATCGGCTTGCTCGCCCACGCGTTGTGGCTGTTCGGCGAGATCGACTCGCTCGACGCATTGGCTCCCACACCCGCTGGCCTGGCCGCCGGGCGCCGTGTCCGCAGGTCTGCTGCGCGCGGGCCCGCCGGGGTGATCGCGGAGGACGAGCGTGATTTCTGA
- a CDS encoding haloacid dehalogenase-like hydrolase, translating to MQRRLILLTPLAAALAATGCAALAPSASATLSPGHWDAFNRAQIEGLIAGLGKASPGYSAAKPPYVVFDWDNTSVFLDIEEASLIYQLENLVFGATPAQLEVALRKNIPKKDFLPAYNNAAGKPVNVDLLVPDIVASYTWLYQNYSGLKGSQPLAAVKLSPHYIAFTTKVRFLYEAIGDTFDHDTAYPWVTYLFVGMTETQVRKLTAATVAWQLKEPVAKVKWTSPAALPGQAGVVSVSWKNGLRLQPEMQELYAAFRNAGFDVWVCSASFVDVIKEISSNPAFGYNNPTERVLAMELERDANGVIQPEYRRGYDQTQGPGKTKNIQRFLVSKYGYGPSFIAGDSEGDQNMMADFADTKKVLIVNRLRDPKTDIGKFSAMAVQNYGKPDTRYLLQGRDDNTGQWVPSQLHTPLGAAQGKVLK from the coding sequence ATGCAACGTCGCCTGATTCTTCTCACGCCGCTCGCCGCCGCGCTCGCCGCCACGGGCTGCGCCGCCTTGGCCCCCTCTGCGTCCGCGACGCTTTCGCCCGGCCACTGGGACGCCTTCAACCGGGCTCAGATCGAGGGCCTGATCGCCGGCCTCGGCAAGGCAAGCCCGGGCTACAGCGCCGCCAAGCCGCCCTACGTGGTCTTCGACTGGGACAACACCAGCGTGTTCCTCGACATCGAGGAAGCCTCGCTGATCTACCAGCTCGAGAACCTGGTGTTCGGCGCCACGCCCGCGCAGCTCGAGGTGGCGCTGCGCAAGAACATCCCGAAGAAGGACTTCCTGCCGGCGTACAACAACGCGGCGGGCAAGCCCGTCAACGTCGACCTCCTGGTGCCCGACATCGTGGCCAGCTACACCTGGCTCTACCAGAACTACAGCGGCCTCAAGGGCAGTCAGCCGCTGGCCGCGGTGAAGCTGAGCCCGCACTACATCGCCTTTACCACCAAGGTACGCTTTCTCTACGAGGCCATCGGCGACACCTTCGACCACGACACGGCCTACCCCTGGGTGACCTACCTCTTCGTCGGCATGACCGAAACCCAGGTGCGCAAGCTCACGGCCGCCACCGTGGCCTGGCAGCTGAAAGAGCCCGTGGCCAAGGTGAAATGGACCTCGCCGGCCGCGCTGCCAGGCCAGGCGGGCGTGGTCTCGGTCAGCTGGAAGAACGGCCTGCGGCTGCAGCCCGAGATGCAGGAGCTGTATGCCGCGTTCCGGAATGCGGGCTTCGACGTGTGGGTGTGCTCGGCGTCCTTCGTCGACGTGATCAAGGAGATTTCCTCGAACCCCGCCTTCGGCTACAACAACCCGACCGAACGCGTTCTGGCGATGGAGCTGGAGCGCGACGCCAACGGGGTGATCCAGCCCGAGTACCGGCGCGGCTACGACCAGACGCAGGGCCCCGGCAAGACGAAGAACATCCAGCGCTTCCTGGTCAGCAAGTACGGCTACGGCCCGAGCTTCATTGCCGGCGACAGCGAGGGCGACCAGAACATGATGGCCGACTTTGCCGACACGAAGAAGGTGCTGATCGTGAACCGCCTGCGCGACCCGAAGACCGACATCGGCAAGTTCTCGGCCATGGCGGTGCAGAACTACGGCAAGCCCGACACGCGCTACCTGCTGCAGGGCCGCGACGACAACACCGGCCAGTGGGTGCCTTCGCAATTGCATACGCCGCTGGGCGCGGCGCAGGGCAAGGTACTCAAGTAG
- a CDS encoding type II toxin-antitoxin system HipA family toxin yields the protein MISDEAGDERRIYVGLARHTGDEVQPAGLMKLVRRGVVESGEFAYGRRYLQDPAAMPLNPEHLPLRDAAFVLPERRIREGGAMPLTLRDALPDSWGRKVLEIRHGKPLSDVEALLLTNEDRIGAMVFAEALPIRSEEPPSMLWSLEELAEASRRVEEGIEIGPDMHRLLRGGSLGGARPKAAFAHEGRRYIAKFSSRGDDHDVEVIEAATLWLASACGIDMPAFLLHPLASGHALLVERFDRTGPVNDEQRHHYLSASALLDVPYESSRGSYVELAQLLRRISGRPHEDLTELFRRLVFNLAVGNSDDHVKNHGVLRRGDGLWRLAPAFDLVMQLGGHTGYQELAILPGQHASNLALARTAAPHFGLSAADANDIIRRTEEIVSVQAAASVEAAGGNRELVRRVAAFIEQQYDRIRAWSP from the coding sequence GTGATTTCTGACGAGGCCGGGGACGAACGGCGCATCTATGTCGGACTCGCGCGCCACACGGGCGACGAGGTGCAGCCTGCCGGCCTGATGAAGCTTGTTCGCCGCGGCGTCGTGGAGTCGGGTGAATTTGCCTATGGCCGGCGCTACCTCCAGGATCCCGCAGCCATGCCGCTCAACCCCGAGCACCTGCCGCTGCGCGATGCTGCTTTCGTATTGCCGGAGCGCCGCATCCGAGAGGGTGGCGCCATGCCGCTCACGCTGCGCGATGCCCTGCCCGACAGCTGGGGACGCAAGGTGCTCGAGATCCGCCACGGCAAACCCCTGTCGGACGTCGAAGCACTGCTGCTGACCAATGAGGACCGCATCGGCGCGATGGTGTTCGCCGAGGCATTGCCCATCCGAAGCGAAGAACCACCCTCCATGCTCTGGTCGCTGGAGGAGCTTGCCGAAGCGTCGCGCCGCGTCGAGGAAGGCATCGAAATCGGGCCCGACATGCATCGGCTGCTGCGCGGCGGCAGCCTGGGCGGCGCACGGCCCAAGGCGGCCTTTGCGCATGAGGGGCGGCGCTACATCGCCAAATTCTCCTCGCGCGGCGACGACCACGATGTGGAGGTGATCGAGGCGGCCACCCTGTGGCTGGCCAGCGCCTGCGGCATCGATATGCCTGCCTTCCTGCTACACCCCCTGGCGTCCGGCCACGCCTTGCTGGTGGAGCGTTTCGACCGAACCGGCCCCGTGAACGACGAGCAGCGCCATCACTACCTGTCGGCCTCGGCACTGCTCGATGTGCCCTATGAATCCAGCCGCGGCAGCTATGTCGAATTGGCACAGCTGCTGCGGCGCATCTCGGGGCGCCCGCACGAAGACCTGACCGAGCTGTTTCGCCGCCTGGTATTCAACCTGGCCGTGGGCAACAGCGACGACCATGTCAAGAACCATGGCGTCTTGCGGCGGGGCGACGGCCTCTGGCGCCTGGCCCCTGCCTTCGATCTCGTCATGCAGCTGGGCGGCCATACGGGCTACCAGGAGCTTGCCATCCTGCCGGGGCAGCACGCATCGAACCTCGCGCTGGCGCGCACCGCGGCGCCCCACTTCGGCCTGTCCGCGGCAGACGCGAACGACATCATCCGCCGAACCGAAGAGATCGTTTCGGTGCAGGCCGCGGCCAGCGTCGAAGCGGCCGGCGGCAACCGTGAACTCGTGCGCCGCGTGGCGGCCTTCATCGAACAGCAGTACGACCGCATCCGTGCCTGGAGCCCGTGA
- a CDS encoding ethanolamine ammonia-lyase subunit EutB, with protein MRYRTTIAGQVFAFDDLKHVMAMASPARSGDYLAEIGAATAQQRMAARHVLAETPLKQFLTEALIPYESDNITRLIIDSHDAQAFAPVSHLTVGDFRNWLLSEQATTEALTALAPGLTPEMVAAVSKLMRNQDLVSVAKKCSVVTRFRDTIGLPGHLAVRLQPNHPTDDLRGVAASTLDGLLYGAGDAVIGLNPVSDSMQVLGRLLHMLDEVIQRFEIPTQSCVLTHVTNTLKLAEAGAPVDLVFQSIAGTEKANLSFGVTPELLAEAHAAALALNRGTVGNNVMYFETGQGSALSANANFGVDQQTCEVRAYALARRYEPLLINTVVGFIGPEYLYDGKQIIRAGLEDHCCGKLLGLPIGCDICYTNHAEADQDDMDNLLVLLGTAGINFIMGIPGADDVMLNYQSTSFHDALFLRQTLGLKRAPEFEAWLQRMQITDAAGQLAPPSANRLLADMSGLAALGQ; from the coding sequence ATGCGCTATCGCACCACCATCGCCGGCCAGGTCTTCGCCTTCGACGACCTGAAGCATGTCATGGCCATGGCCAGCCCGGCGCGCTCGGGCGACTACCTCGCGGAAATCGGCGCGGCCACCGCGCAGCAGCGCATGGCGGCGCGCCACGTGCTGGCCGAGACGCCGCTCAAGCAGTTCCTGACCGAAGCGCTGATTCCCTACGAGAGCGACAACATCACGCGCCTCATCATCGACAGCCACGACGCACAGGCCTTTGCACCGGTGTCGCACCTCACGGTGGGCGACTTCCGCAACTGGCTGCTCTCGGAACAGGCCACCACCGAGGCGCTGACGGCGCTGGCGCCAGGCCTCACGCCCGAGATGGTGGCGGCCGTGTCCAAGCTCATGCGCAACCAGGACCTGGTGTCGGTCGCCAAAAAATGCAGCGTGGTCACGCGCTTTCGCGACACCATCGGCCTGCCCGGCCACCTGGCCGTGCGCCTGCAGCCCAACCACCCGACCGACGACCTGCGCGGCGTGGCGGCCTCCACGCTCGACGGGCTGCTCTACGGCGCGGGCGATGCGGTGATCGGCCTCAACCCGGTGTCCGACAGCATGCAGGTGCTGGGCCGCCTGCTGCACATGCTCGACGAAGTGATCCAGCGCTTCGAGATTCCCACCCAAAGCTGCGTGCTCACGCACGTCACCAACACGCTCAAGCTCGCAGAGGCTGGCGCGCCGGTGGACCTGGTGTTCCAGTCGATCGCGGGCACCGAGAAGGCGAACCTGTCTTTCGGCGTCACGCCCGAGCTGCTGGCCGAAGCGCACGCCGCGGCGCTGGCGCTGAACCGGGGCACGGTCGGCAACAACGTGATGTATTTCGAGACCGGCCAGGGCAGCGCGCTCTCGGCCAATGCCAACTTCGGCGTCGACCAGCAGACCTGCGAGGTGCGCGCCTATGCGCTGGCGCGGCGCTACGAGCCGCTGCTCATCAACACGGTGGTCGGCTTCATCGGGCCCGAATACCTGTACGACGGCAAGCAGATCATCCGCGCCGGGCTCGAAGACCATTGCTGCGGCAAGCTGCTGGGCCTGCCCATCGGCTGCGACATCTGCTACACCAACCATGCCGAGGCCGACCAGGACGACATGGACAACCTGCTCGTGCTGCTGGGCACCGCGGGCATCAACTTCATCATGGGCATTCCGGGCGCCGACGACGTGATGCTCAACTACCAGAGCACCTCGTTCCACGACGCGCTGTTCCTGCGCCAGACGCTGGGCCTGAAGCGCGCGCCCGAATTCGAGGCCTGGCTGCAGCGCATGCAGATCACCGATGCGGCGGGGCAGCTCGCGCCGCCATCGGCCAACCGCCTGCTGGCGGACATGAGCGGTCTGGCCGCGCTTGGGCAATGA
- a CDS encoding response regulator transcription factor, with the protein MRILLVEDDSALADAVCSYLLAKAFVVDVASSLAEARGALLSVRYAAVLLDLHLGDGDGLSLLPQVRALREPPIVIVLTARDQVTDRIRGLDAGADDYLIKPYDPAELLARLRAVERRRSAGSSPVLHLGTLEIDLAQDRVRKDGNPVVLTQKEWALLRVMATRPERIHTRENLAAALYGFGDEADSNTLEVFISRLRRKLGKSHIQTLRGLGYRLSTSAGDEE; encoded by the coding sequence GTGCGCATATTGCTTGTCGAAGATGACAGTGCGTTGGCAGACGCTGTCTGCAGCTATCTGCTTGCGAAGGCATTCGTGGTCGACGTGGCGTCCAGCCTTGCCGAAGCCCGCGGCGCCCTGCTTTCGGTGCGATACGCCGCCGTGCTGCTCGACCTGCACCTGGGCGACGGCGACGGCCTTTCGCTGCTGCCCCAGGTACGCGCGCTGCGCGAGCCGCCCATCGTCATCGTGCTGACGGCGCGCGACCAGGTCACCGACCGCATCCGCGGGCTCGACGCCGGCGCCGACGACTACCTCATCAAGCCCTACGACCCGGCCGAGCTGCTGGCGCGGCTGCGCGCGGTGGAGCGGCGGCGCAGCGCCGGCAGCTCGCCGGTGCTGCATCTCGGAACGCTGGAGATCGACCTGGCACAGGACAGGGTTCGCAAGGACGGCAACCCGGTCGTCCTCACCCAGAAGGAATGGGCCCTGCTGCGCGTGATGGCCACACGGCCCGAACGCATCCACACCCGCGAGAACCTGGCCGCTGCGCTCTACGGCTTCGGCGACGAGGCCGACAGCAACACGCTCGAGGTGTTCATCAGCCGGCTGCGGCGCAAACTGGGCAAGAGCCACATCCAGACGCTGCGCGGCCTCGGCTATCGGCTGTCGACCTCGGCAGGCGACGAAGAATGA
- a CDS encoding peroxidase-related enzyme (This protein belongs to a clade of uncharacterized proteins related to peroxidases such as the alkylhydroperoxidase AhpD.) produces MADRYPLAELKDLPEDIRTAILAVQEKAGFVPNVFLALARRPAEWRAFFAYHDALMLREEGSLTKGDREMIVTTTSAANQCLYCVVAHGALLRIYEKKPLVADQVAVNYRKADITPRQRAMLDFAMKVCERSHEVDDADFTALHAHGFDDEDIWDIASITAFFGLSNRLASFSGMQPNTEFFLMGRLPREKK; encoded by the coding sequence ATGGCCGACCGCTACCCTCTCGCCGAGCTCAAAGACCTGCCGGAAGACATCCGCACCGCCATCCTCGCGGTGCAGGAAAAGGCGGGCTTCGTTCCCAACGTGTTCCTCGCGCTGGCGCGCCGCCCGGCCGAGTGGCGCGCCTTCTTCGCCTACCACGACGCGCTGATGCTGAGGGAGGAAGGTTCGCTCACCAAGGGCGACCGCGAGATGATCGTCACCACCACCAGCGCGGCCAACCAGTGCCTCTACTGCGTGGTGGCGCACGGCGCACTGCTGCGCATCTACGAGAAGAAGCCGCTGGTGGCCGACCAGGTGGCGGTGAACTACCGCAAGGCCGACATCACGCCGCGCCAGCGTGCCATGCTCGACTTTGCGATGAAGGTCTGCGAGCGCTCGCACGAAGTCGACGATGCGGATTTCACCGCGCTGCATGCGCACGGCTTCGACGACGAGGACATCTGGGACATCGCCTCCATCACCGCCTTCTTCGGCCTGAGCAACCGCCTCGCCAGTTTCAGCGGCATGCAGCCGAACACCGAGTTCTTCCTGATGGGGCGGCTGCCCCGCGAGAAGAAATAA